The Bacillota bacterium genome contains a region encoding:
- a CDS encoding AAA family ATPase: MKVEIIKKVGCIEEMTIPIDLSSNAFIYGLNGSGKSTIKNILKGGFTEGSKLEPSFSGTPKMCEAKLSIFNETIIYESAKLQSPFTKKIKLFCFDEEFIENNIYINGSISDDHKKQYFRMFVGENVGQKIDHLLNKHLEMLSENTQLKSKLDVMSNNYNSLDYFYENLDESIKILNTSYDQNFLIEEAVRKRISKNINSIDTFSIKWLKTGAQVRKADNICPYCGQEIDTDLQLSLISFYKDLSIEKNDVNEMIMAKINDIYNNIATFDPNTEYIFVENIDLHMLKSEVLDLLNEKKQNIAKKIVFTKISEKTAIKERLRYFKLYLAEINEVINNLEIKDIFNLTTEMMEPNRVINIISRSENLIKNDDLKKDIKTKTSIFYKLNRSIKQKMSDIRDKQEVALTNHIGKINKKLKDYGLKYTIEFKEYKQKSTTRINQAHLELELIPIGFPKKHKSLNKDTIKNVLSEGEKSILAWIFFMVDLENKLTNGKNMIIIDDPISSYDAQRRFTMVSDLRNIMAKSISKEVIIFSHEKSFSNTLAYIPKMKHFNLIDGKLEEIDAREIIESDLKFDLSFIKDNSNSITQEILLEFVIRSRNVLEYNLMVNRFVNGKYFRKTEYGNFFSEASKLIHFRTNKISEEYFKYLEKKFKQITNNSITFDLSNVNLENIDFKEILSSDTSNMYNTRLKIDKFLLDIIDKNSISGLSDFMTTRDLLELAKKHVPENILDNLEMYIPIINTYNHPNQNYGLRRIDCSEIEMSELFYFVNNLPYETITI; this comes from the coding sequence ATGAAAGTAGAGATAATCAAAAAGGTCGGATGTATTGAAGAAATGACTATACCTATTGATTTGTCAAGTAATGCTTTTATTTATGGGTTAAATGGATCGGGAAAATCTACAATAAAGAATATATTAAAAGGAGGCTTTACTGAAGGCTCTAAATTAGAACCTTCTTTTAGTGGCACGCCAAAGATGTGTGAAGCTAAATTGAGTATATTCAATGAGACGATTATTTACGAGTCTGCAAAACTTCAGAGCCCTTTCACAAAAAAGATAAAGTTGTTTTGTTTTGATGAAGAATTTATTGAAAACAATATATATATTAATGGGTCTATATCTGATGATCATAAAAAACAATATTTTCGTATGTTTGTTGGTGAAAATGTTGGTCAGAAAATTGATCATTTGTTAAATAAACATTTGGAAATGTTATCAGAAAACACTCAGCTAAAATCAAAACTTGATGTAATGTCTAACAATTATAATAGTCTTGACTATTTTTACGAAAATTTAGATGAATCAATCAAGATATTAAATACAAGTTATGATCAAAACTTTCTAATTGAAGAAGCTGTAAGAAAAAGAATATCGAAAAATATTAATAGTATCGATACTTTTTCAATAAAGTGGCTAAAAACAGGAGCACAAGTAAGAAAGGCAGATAATATATGCCCTTATTGTGGGCAAGAAATAGACACCGACTTACAATTATCTTTGATCAGTTTTTACAAAGATTTATCCATAGAAAAAAATGATGTAAATGAAATGATAATGGCTAAGATCAATGATATATATAATAATATTGCTACTTTTGACCCAAATACTGAATATATCTTCGTTGAAAATATAGATTTACATATGCTTAAAAGTGAAGTCCTTGATCTACTAAATGAGAAAAAACAAAATATTGCAAAAAAAATCGTTTTTACTAAAATTAGCGAGAAAACTGCAATAAAGGAAAGATTAAGATATTTTAAACTATATTTAGCTGAAATAAATGAAGTTATAAATAATTTGGAAATCAAAGACATATTCAATTTAACGACTGAAATGATGGAACCGAATAGAGTGATTAATATTATCTCTAGATCGGAAAATTTAATTAAAAACGATGATTTAAAAAAGGACATAAAAACTAAAACATCCATTTTCTATAAACTAAATAGATCGATAAAGCAAAAAATGAGTGATATTAGAGATAAACAGGAAGTAGCATTAACTAATCATATAGGGAAAATAAATAAGAAACTTAAGGATTATGGACTTAAGTATACTATTGAGTTCAAAGAGTATAAGCAAAAGAGTACCACAAGAATTAATCAAGCTCATCTTGAATTGGAACTAATACCAATTGGCTTTCCAAAAAAACACAAGAGTTTAAATAAAGATACAATTAAAAATGTTTTAAGTGAAGGGGAAAAATCAATTTTAGCTTGGATTTTCTTCATGGTAGATCTAGAAAACAAACTTACTAACGGCAAAAATATGATTATTATTGATGATCCAATTTCTAGTTACGATGCGCAAAGAAGATTTACGATGGTTAGTGATTTAAGAAATATAATGGCAAAATCAATTTCAAAGGAAGTAATTATTTTTTCTCATGAAAAGAGTTTTTCAAATACACTCGCTTATATACCAAAAATGAAACATTTTAATTTAATTGATGGTAAATTAGAAGAAATAGATGCTAGAGAAATTATAGAGAGTGATTTGAAATTCGATTTATCTTTCATCAAAGACAATTCAAATAGTATTACGCAGGAAATTTTACTTGAATTTGTTATACGTTCCAGAAACGTTTTAGAATATAATCTTATGGTAAACCGATTTGTTAATGGAAAATATTTTAGAAAAACAGAATATGGCAATTTTTTTTCAGAAGCAAGTAAATTAATTCATTTTAGAACTAATAAAATTAGTGAAGAATATTTTAAATATTTAGAAAAAAAGTTCAAGCAAATTACAAATAATTCAATTACATTTGATTTATCTAATGTGAATTTAGAAAATATTGACTTTAAAGAAATTTTAAGTTCTGATACAAGCAACATGTATAATACCCGATTGAAAATCGATAAATTTTTGCTTGATATTATTGATAAAAATAGCATTTCCGGATTGTCAGATTTTATGACAACAAGAGACTTGCTAGAGTTGGCAAAAAAACATGTTCCAGAGAATATTTTAGATAATTTGGAAATGTATATTCCAATAATTAATACTTACAATCATCCTAATCAAAATTACGGACTTAGAAGAATTGATTGTTCAGAAATTGAAATGAGTGAATTGTTTTATTTCGTCAATAATTTGCCATACGAAACAATAACAATTTAA